CTGGTAGCATATCCCGTTGCTCTAACTGGCTCAAAGTATAAATTATGCCAGGAGCTTCCGGTCTACCACTTCTTCCCCTGTCCCTTTCTCCCCCTCTCTTCTTCTTTTGAAGAAGGCGGGGATTAATTTTGGTTTTGCTATCATTCAACAGGGGAAATAACCCTTTGGGATTGCAAAAGTGAAATTCCAAGGGAACTGGGCGAAAATCGGAGTAAATCAGGTCTGTTGGGCCGTGAACGCGATTTAACCAATCGGTGAGTTGATCGCTGTTGGCAACCGTTGCTGAGAGGGCTGCCAGTTGCACTTCCCGAGGACAATAGATGATGGATTCTTCCCAAACTGTACCGCGCTGGCGATCGTTCATGTAGTGGCACTCATCAAGTATCACCGCTTCCACGTCTACTAATGAGATGCCGACTTGCCCGATGGGTGTGCCATAGAGCATATTTCGGAAAATTTCTGTGGTCATCACCAAAATCGGTGCATCCCTGTGAATGGAGGCATCTCCAGTTAACAGTCCGACTTGATCAAACCCAAATTTTTCTCGAAAGTCACGTAATTTTTGATTCGACAGCGCCTTTAGGGGAGTAGTATAAAATACACGTTTTCCTCGCGATAGGGCGCGATAAATGGCGTATTCCCCGACTAATGTTTTGCCCGAACCTGTGGGCGCACACACGACTACGGAGCGTCCAGCGTTTAGGGACGCGATCGCATCTTTTTGAAACTGATCCAGATCGAAGGGAAATATAGCCCCTAAGTCAAGTTCTGGAGACGGCGCAGGATAATTCACTCAATCACATTTGCAACCAGATTGTTTACTATACTAACGAGTCTTTTGTCAACTTCGTTATTGGTCATTTGTCATTAGTCATTAGTCATGAGTTTTTCACAAAGGATAAAGGACGAATGACAAAGAACTCTTTATTATTTTCCCAGTTCTTGCGATCGCTCTGTGGCAGCTTTCACTGCTTCAATTAAAGCTGAACGAAATCCTGCCTGTTCTAGTTTGGCAATTCCGGCAATAGTTGTACCACCGGGACTGGTAACGCGATCTTTAAGTTCTGCTGGGTGCATTTTGGTTTCATACAACAGTTTCGCTGTTCCCAGTACGGTTTGCAATGCTAATTGATTGGCAATTGCTCTAGGTAAACCTGCGGATACTCCGCCATCAGCAAGTGATTCTACTAGCAGCGCCACGTAAGCGGGGCCGCTACCAGATAGCCCTGTGACTGCATCCATCAACCCTTCTGAGACTTCCACAACTTCGCCCACAGCAGAAAAAACTTGTTGTGCTATTTGGTGATGCTTGGTATTAGTATATGCACCTAAACAAATGGCGGTAATTCCTGCTCCCACAGTGGCTGGAGTGTTGGGCATTGCTCTGATAACTGGCAATTGCACAAATGCAGCTTCTAGCTGATTTAAGGGCACACCCGCCAATATGGAAATTATCAAGGGTGATTGTTCTCTATTAATAATATCAATATCTGCTAATTCTTGTGCGATCGCGCTGAACACCTGCGGTTTCACTGCCAAAAAGACAACTTCTTTGGCTTGGGTGAAAACCTCACTATTATCTGTCGTCACAGAAACACCGTATTGCTGTTGCAAAAAATCTAGACGTGAAGGTAGCGGTTCGCTAACTATGACTTCTGATGATTGATAAATTCCACGCGCGATAAGGCGGGATAAGAGCGCTTCTCCCATTACCCCACCACCAATTAAACCAAATTTTATAGTCATTGATCGTTAGTCATTTGTCATTAGTCCTCTGTCGTTTGTCATTTGTCACTACGATTAAAACCCGAGATAAATGACAAAGGACAAAGGACTAACAACTAATTTAACTCTATTGTGCCATCCGGTTAGTTTCGTTGCCCCAGGTTTGATTTGGAGAACCTGTAGGACGAGAAGGACGTGCTGGCGGTTGTGGTACTTCATGAAGAACGCCACCTTGGGTGCTAACTTGGACACAGCTTGGTGTAAACAAGAAGATGCTCTCACCGATGCGCTCTTGATGTCCATCTAGTGCGTAAGTACCACCTGCAACAAAATCTACTGCTCGTTGAGCTTGGTCTGGATCCATGATTGTCAGATTTAATACCACTGACTTCCGTTCTCGCAACGCTTGAATTGCCTGGGGCATTTCTTCAAAGGTGCGTGGTTCGAGGACTAAAACTTCCGAAATTCCGTTAATTGCTCCTGGCATACCAATCACATTCCCCATTGGCTTTGAACCTGCTGCGATATCATCTCCCATTGTAGGCACTGGTTCCCGCCAGCGTCGATTCTGAGCGGTTGCGCTCTCTTGTGGGGCTGGGGGTTGGGGATTTTCTTGCTGATACAGATTTTGGTAATTATTATCTGTTTCTGGTTCTTCTTCGTAATATTCGTATTCCACTTGCTCATTTAGACCTACAAAGTCTCTGAGTTTGGAAAAGATGTTGTTCATTGTGTGTGTACTCTCCTGGTGCGAATAGCCGTATTGACTTGGCTTAGGATTTATTGAGATAGGAGCGATGCCTACGGTAGTAAACTACGCTACATGGGTGGATACTTCAGCAAGTATATTGCTATTTGTAGCCCATACTACGGGTTTTGGCGATGAACTGACACTTATTGGAAAGGTCTGTGCATCGCCTAAACATAATAATGAGTCAAGATTATATCCTAAGGTTTATCCGAAGGAAAGCTCTTTTTACCCCATTTTCCCTTGGCGATTGCTCTTGTCAATACTATATCCTTTGTTTCTAATTGCACCAGTCTCTGACAAAATTCTTGTCATCAAATCCTGATCTCTATTAATACTGACCTGGAAAGCTGACGTTCGAGGGCTAAGAGCGATCGCCAAACAATATTGTTCCTAATCGTACCATCGTTGCGCCTGCTTGCACTGCCAGTTCGTAGTCGCCTGACATACCCATAGATAGTTGCTGCATTTTAATGTGCGACCAGTTTTGCTCCTGGATTTTCTTTGCTAGCTCACGATTGAGATTAAATACATTCAAAATTTCGGGATTGTTTAATCCTGAAGGTGGAATTGTCATCAAACCTTGAATTTGTAAATTTTTGTATTGATCGAGTGTGGGTAAATCAGC
The Nostoc punctiforme PCC 73102 genome window above contains:
- the proC gene encoding pyrroline-5-carboxylate reductase; the protein is MTIKFGLIGGGVMGEALLSRLIARGIYQSSEVIVSEPLPSRLDFLQQQYGVSVTTDNSEVFTQAKEVVFLAVKPQVFSAIAQELADIDIINREQSPLIISILAGVPLNQLEAAFVQLPVIRAMPNTPATVGAGITAICLGAYTNTKHHQIAQQVFSAVGEVVEVSEGLMDAVTGLSGSGPAYVALLVESLADGGVSAGLPRAIANQLALQTVLGTAKLLYETKMHPAELKDRVTSPGGTTIAGIAKLEQAGFRSALIEAVKAATERSQELGK
- a CDS encoding cell division protein SepF, with protein sequence MNNIFSKLRDFVGLNEQVEYEYYEEEPETDNNYQNLYQQENPQPPAPQESATAQNRRWREPVPTMGDDIAAGSKPMGNVIGMPGAINGISEVLVLEPRTFEEMPQAIQALRERKSVVLNLTIMDPDQAQRAVDFVAGGTYALDGHQERIGESIFLFTPSCVQVSTQGGVLHEVPQPPARPSRPTGSPNQTWGNETNRMAQ